The sequence GTGCGCGCGTAGACTACGCCTGCCACATCAAGCCATCCGATCGCCCCGATCCGGTGGTCCAGACAAAGCTGCCATCGTCTTCGCGGCGCAAGCCGAATATGTAGCTGGCGTTGCCGCGTACAAAGCTGCCGCCTTCGTTCTGCGCGTTGGGTGCGCGCTCGACACCGGGCGAGACTGAGACGCTGATCGACTGCTTGCCGCGATCTACAGCATAAGATCGCGGCGGCAATCCTGCCATCTGGAATTCGGTTTCGGTAATCCTCAGCGGCGGCCAGCCCGGCGCGCTGTAATAGCCTTGTGCGTCGGCACGCGGGAAAGGAGGCGGAGGTGTCGCTGGCAGCCACCACGAAATCACCAGCGCAGCAATTACGCCGCCTATGGCGACAACCCGGACCAGGCCAATGTCACCCTCTCCGAAAACGTAGCTGCGGAATGCCATGCCCGGCATTCTAAGTCCGGGCATGATGTATGAAAATCGCAACATGACAAAATCTTCATCTCCGCGTCACCGGAGCGGCTGACTCGCCGGCGTAGAAGCATTTCCACGGACGGCGTTGGTGCCGCCCGGTCTGGAGATTGCAAGATGAACGCTCGTTTCCTCCTCCCGCTCGCCGCGCTGTCGATGATCGCCGCGCCGGCAATGGCGGGCACCACCACCCACAAGACCACCACCCACAAGGTCAAGGCCGAGAAGCCGGCCAAGCCCGCAAAGCCCGCCAAGGCGGCCAAGAAGGCGAAGTAACCCCGCGCCTCTCTAATCACTGCCCTGTGATTGACGGCCGGCGGAGACCCCTTTCCGCCGGCCGTTTGGCGTCCTAAGCGGTGACGAGGCCTGCATATGACCCGTAAGATCCTGATCGTCGAAGACGACGCCGCATCCGCCGCCTATCTGGCCAAGGGGCTGGGCGAGGCCGGGTTCGCTGTCGAAAGCTGCGGCGATGGCCGCGATGGTCTGTTTCTCGCGTCCGAGGGCATTTTCGACCTGATCGTCATCGATCGTATGCTGCCGGGGCTCGACGGCCTTTCGGTGCTCGGCGCGCTCAGGGCCGCGGGCATCCGCACTCCGGCGCTGGTCCTGTCCGCGCTCGGCACCGTCGACGACCGGGTCAATGGCCTGCGTGCCGGTGCCGACGATTATCTCACCAAGCCCTTCTCCTTCACCGAACTGCTCGCCCGCGCCGAGGCCCTGCTGCGCCGCGCCGAGGGCGTTTCGGTCGGGTCCGCGCCGACGCGCCTGTCGGTCGGCGACCTCGAAATCGATTTGCTCGCGCGCACCGTCCAGCGCGCCGGCCGCGCCATTCCGCTCGGCGCGCGCGAGTTCAACCTGCTCGAATTCCTCGCCCGCCATGCCGGGCAGGTCGTCACCCGGACGATGATGCTCGAGAAGATCTGGAACTATCATTTCGATCCGGGCTCGAACGTCGTTGACGTCCATATCGGACGCCTGCGCCGCAAGCTCGAAGAGGGCTTCGCCACGCCGATCCTGCATACCGTGCGCGGCGCCGGCTACCGGCTGTCGCCCGACGAATGATCCGCCTGTCGATCACGGCGCGGCTGGCGCTGCTCGCCGTCGCGCTCGCCCTCGCGTCGAGCTTCGTGATCGCCGGCTTCGTCTGGCAGCAGACCCATGACGACGCGATCGGCCAGTTGCGCCGCGACACCGTCGAGCAGGCCGATACCTTCGCCGCGGTCTGGCGCTCGGGCGGCACCGATGCGCTGGCGCAGGCGATCAGCGATGCGCAGGAGGGCGACGATTCGCTCGTCGCCGAAGTCGTCGATGGGCAGGGCCAGCGCCGTCTCGGCGTCGGTCCCGATCGCCTCGCCTTCGTCCCCGCCGCCGAGCCGTTCCGCATCGATACGCTGGCGTTGAACGGCGACTGGGGACAGCGCGAGGTCGGTTTCGCGATCCGTCCGGTCGGGCGCGACTGGCTGGTGAGCGGCCGCCTGCTCGACGATTGGGAGCGCGCCCAGCGCACCATCGAGCGGGCGCTGCTCCTCGCCATCCTGCTTTCGGTCCTGCTCGGCGTCGCCGCCGGCCTCGTCCTCACCCGCTATGTCAGCACTCGGCTCAATCGCATCGCTGGCGCGGTCGATGCCGTCGCCGCTGGCGATCTGACCCGCCGTGTCGGCACCGTCGCGGGCGGCGGGGACGCCTTCGACCGGCTCGGCAGCCGGATCGACGGCATGCTCGACCGGATCGACCGGCTGATGGCCGAGCTGCGCATCGTCACCGATTCGATCGCCCATGATCTGCGCTCGCCGATCGCCCGCCTGCGCGCCCGTGCCGAGGCCGCTTCCTCGGCGCCGACGCCGGCCCAGCGCGACGCCGCGCTCGCCGGCCTCACCGCCGAGACCGATCTGGTGATGCGGATGCTGACCGTCCTGCTGGAGATCAGCCGGTCCGAAGCGGTTACACGCGACGCCCTGGTCACGCTCGACCCCGCCGGGCTGATCGAAGAGATCGCCGATCTCTACGCCCCCGTTGCCGAGGATGCCGGCCTCCGCTTCGCGCTCGATATCCAGCCGGCGCCGCCGGCGCGGCTCCATCGCGAATTGCTCAGCCAGGCGATCGCTAATCTCATCGACAACGCGCTGCGCCATGCCGGGCAGGGGGGCGAGATCGCCCTGTCGCTATCCAGTGCCGATGGCGCGCTGCGCATCACTGTCGCCGATCGCGGCCCCGGCATCGCTCCCGCCGATCAGGACCGCGCCCGCAGCCGCTTCGGCCGCCTCGACAGCGCCCGCAGCCTGCCCGGCGCGGGGCTGGGGCTGGCGCTGGTCGACGCGGTGGCTCGCCTCCACGGTGGCCGCCTGGAGCTCGCCGACAACGATCCGGGGCTGATCGCCGCGATCGTCATCCCGTATGATTGAGCCTCGCGGCCATCAACTCCCGGTTAACGGCACGATGCGACAAGGGGCGGCGAGGGAGTACGCCGCGTGTCGCCAAAGGTCGCCTTGCTGAAAGCCGCGGCGCTGTCTGGTTTGTCAGGTATCGCCCGCCGCGTGAGCGCGCGCCAGCTGCGTATCCTCTGCTATCACGGCCTCTGGCTGGGCGAGGACAGGCCCTATGGCAACTGCCTGTTCATGACGCCGGCGATGTTCGATAGCCGGATGAGGGCGCTGCGCCGCTCGGGCCGCCCGGTGCTGGGCCTGGACGAAGCGGTTGCCCGCTTGTCCGCCGGCGATCTGCCGGAGGCCGCGGTGGTCATCACCATCGATGACGGCTGGGCATCGGCCCACAGCCATATGCTGCCGATACTGGAACGCTACGAACTGCCCGCGACGCTATACGCCACCACCTGGTATTCCGGCCGCGATCTTCCGGTGATCAACGTCGCGGTCGGCTATCTGCTGGCGGCGGCGGGCTGCGATCCGTCTGCACGCGCCCGCGAGATACGCCGCATCGAGCAATTGCCCGAGCGGGACCGCCTCGCGGCGTTGCGCGATCTCGGCCGCTCGCTGGGCGTCGGCGAAGCCTGGCTCGACCGCCGGCAGTTCCACCTGATGCGTCCGGCCGAGATCGCCGATGCCCATGCGCGCGGCCTCGATATCCAGATGCACACCCACCGCCATATCGATGTCGCCGCCAATCTCGGGCTGCTGGCGCGCGAGATCGAGGACAACCGGGCCTTCCTCGCCGCGGCGGGCGTGCCGGAGCCGCGCCATTTCTGCTATCCCAGCGGCACCTGGCATCGTCTCGCCCCGGCCATGCTCGCCGCCGAAGGCGTCGCCTCCGCGACCTTGGTCGATGAAGGGCTCAATCCGCCAGGCACCGATCCCCATGCGCTGCGCCGTTTCGTCGATGGCCCCGCCGTGTCGCGCGCCGAGTTCCACGCCTATCTCAGCGGTTCGCTCGAATATCTGGCGCATATGCGCCGCATCGCCGACGGCATCCGATTCGAGGCACCACGCCGGGCGGCGGCCGCCTCCAGCCTGTTGCTCTGCGCCGTCTGAGACGGCGGATATCCCGTTCCTGAAGCGGGACAGCGTCCCGCCGCACCCGCTTGGCGCAGGCGCAACCTTGGTGTATATATCCGCTTCCGACGAAAGCCGTCCGCAGCGCTTGACAGTGCCTGCGGGGCTGCATATGTCGCGCATCTTCCGAAACAGCGGTTTCACCGGCAGCGCTTCCA is a genomic window of Sphingomonas sp. containing:
- a CDS encoding polysaccharide deacetylase family protein — its product is MSPKVALLKAAALSGLSGIARRVSARQLRILCYHGLWLGEDRPYGNCLFMTPAMFDSRMRALRRSGRPVLGLDEAVARLSAGDLPEAAVVITIDDGWASAHSHMLPILERYELPATLYATTWYSGRDLPVINVAVGYLLAAAGCDPSARAREIRRIEQLPERDRLAALRDLGRSLGVGEAWLDRRQFHLMRPAEIADAHARGLDIQMHTHRHIDVAANLGLLAREIEDNRAFLAAAGVPEPRHFCYPSGTWHRLAPAMLAAEGVASATLVDEGLNPPGTDPHALRRFVDGPAVSRAEFHAYLSGSLEYLAHMRRIADGIRFEAPRRAAAASSLLLCAV
- a CDS encoding HAMP domain-containing sensor histidine kinase is translated as MIRLSITARLALLAVALALASSFVIAGFVWQQTHDDAIGQLRRDTVEQADTFAAVWRSGGTDALAQAISDAQEGDDSLVAEVVDGQGQRRLGVGPDRLAFVPAAEPFRIDTLALNGDWGQREVGFAIRPVGRDWLVSGRLLDDWERAQRTIERALLLAILLSVLLGVAAGLVLTRYVSTRLNRIAGAVDAVAAGDLTRRVGTVAGGGDAFDRLGSRIDGMLDRIDRLMAELRIVTDSIAHDLRSPIARLRARAEAASSAPTPAQRDAALAGLTAETDLVMRMLTVLLEISRSEAVTRDALVTLDPAGLIEEIADLYAPVAEDAGLRFALDIQPAPPARLHRELLSQAIANLIDNALRHAGQGGEIALSLSSADGALRITVADRGPGIAPADQDRARSRFGRLDSARSLPGAGLGLALVDAVARLHGGRLELADNDPGLIAAIVIPYD
- a CDS encoding response regulator transcription factor, which translates into the protein MTRKILIVEDDAASAAYLAKGLGEAGFAVESCGDGRDGLFLASEGIFDLIVIDRMLPGLDGLSVLGALRAAGIRTPALVLSALGTVDDRVNGLRAGADDYLTKPFSFTELLARAEALLRRAEGVSVGSAPTRLSVGDLEIDLLARTVQRAGRAIPLGAREFNLLEFLARHAGQVVTRTMMLEKIWNYHFDPGSNVVDVHIGRLRRKLEEGFATPILHTVRGAGYRLSPDE